The Toxoplasma gondii ME49 chromosome XII, whole genome shotgun sequence genome includes a region encoding these proteins:
- a CDS encoding multi-pass transmembrane protein (encoded by transcript TGME49_219270~Predicted trans-membrane domain (TMHMM2.0):78-101:110-133:152-175:194-217:229-252:255-275), producing the protein MYSLGVEGDETLLAQNQLSMSSRQGTGYMVGHHTMSSTMGGAAPAVFVDEDAEPSPRGEEHTPIIHFLTTKLLRFSLSLKSVSMALMCIFFLAFGGRWVFTFHAYPDMSNGFHLSMVVLMTIYLIGTLFLALFQAFVADDSKWTKGFRTGSKILSAAVTLDGLAAMLRLVQYLYLYNYLSVVWWTKFNVSKSEWILFTVSNVLDGLSLLSYGWAFFYMEVYHDEGTYEELAWGMFGLFSLSGVLMILMVFAGFGAVFMLLTVAGAYATACYWAYLFEPLLDKWSPELHCRDINTDIMPTEGSQQAATCASPTGTGYYGTNQTIGSAPGAVYQPLQTGLSPDALGRMGSMGNYVAQPEGGMEIPTQYDYSQLQQQVSREVEMGVVNPNYQ; encoded by the exons ATGTATTCCCTCGGCGTCGAAGGGGATGAGACCCTGCTGGCTCAGAACCAACTGAGCATGAGCAGTCGTCAGGGTACCGGCTACATGGTGGGCCATCATACGATGAGCAGCACGATGGGAGGAGCTGCTCCAGCCGTGTTCGTTGACGAAGATGCAGAGCCGAGTCCGCGTGGTGAAGAACATACCCCGATCATCCACTTCCTCACCACCAAGCTCCTCCgcttttcgctgtctctcaaGTCCGTGTCGATGGCTCTCAtgtgcatcttcttcctcgccttcggcgGTCGCTGGGTCTTCACCTTCCACGCCTACCCAGACATGTCAAACGGCTTCCACTTGTCCATGGTTGTCCTCATGACTATCTACCTCATCGGCACGCTCTTCCTTGCGCTCTTCCAGGCCTTCGTTGCTGATGACTCCAA GTGGACCAAGGGATTCCGAACTGGCTCGAAGATCCTGTCTGCCGCGGTGACGTTGGACGGCTTGGCCGCCATGCTCCGCCTCGTCCAGTACCTCTACCTGTACAACTACCTGTCCGTTGTCTGGTGGACCAAGTTCAACGTGTCGAAGTCGGAGTGGATCCTCTTCACCGTCAGCAACGTCTTGGACGGTCTCTCCCTCCTATCCTACGGCTGGGCCTTTTTCTACATGGAGGTCTACCACGATGAGGGCACATACGAGGAGCTCGCCTGGGGCATGTTtggcctcttctccctctccggagTTCTCA TGATCCTCATGGTCTTCGCGGGCTTCGGCGCTGTCTTCATGCTCCTGACCGTGGCTGGCGCGTACGCGACTGCCTGCTACTGGGCGTACCTGTTCGAGCCGCTGCTGGACAAATGGTCCCCCGAGCTCCACTGCCGCGACATCAACACGGACATCATGCCCACTGAGGGCTCGCAGCAAGCTGCGACATGCGCGTCGCCCACTGGCACTGGCTACTACGGCACGAACCAGACGATCGGAAGCGCTCCCGGCGCCGTTTACCAGCCTCTTCAGACTGGACTGTCCCCGGACGCTCTGGGCCGGATGGGCAGCATGGGCAACTACGTCGCCCAACCGGAAGGCGGCATGGAGATCCCCACTCAGTACGACTATTCCCAGCTGCAACAGCAGGTCTCGCGCGAGGTCGAAATGGGTGTTGTGAACCCCAACTACCAGTAG